A window of the Thalassoglobus sp. JC818 genome harbors these coding sequences:
- a CDS encoding DUF3311 domain-containing protein — protein MSVESRWIRPRTATLNARTGFSSTHFRAFTMKLVVWGLVVLLIIIHQDFWLWDDPTLLAGFFPIGLAYHFGISLAAAFTWYLATLFCWPVELESSEDNTTATGEGAAE, from the coding sequence GTGAGTGTTGAATCCCGGTGGATTCGACCACGCACAGCAACACTCAATGCACGGACCGGTTTTTCCTCAACTCACTTTCGAGCCTTCACCATGAAACTCGTCGTTTGGGGACTCGTCGTCCTCCTGATCATCATACACCAGGACTTTTGGCTCTGGGATGACCCCACCTTGCTGGCCGGGTTCTTCCCGATCGGCCTGGCTTACCATTTCGGAATCTCGCTCGCTGCAGCATTCACGTGGTATCTCGCAACTCTGTTCTGCTGGCCTGTCGAACTTGAGAGTTCAGAAGACAACACTACTGCGACCGGAGAGGGGGCTGCAGAATGA
- a CDS encoding amidohydrolase family protein yields the protein MIIDAHQHFWQRSLPFDYDWLDTPQHKPISGDYLPEDLEKEMAKVGVDQSVFVQTQHNIAENRWALEFANHYDFIAGVVGWVDLASPDCEEQLAEFQEHPKFVGIRHVTQDEPDDDFIIREPIKRGLAVLQKHQVPFDLLFYVKHLKHAKTLAEEFPDLPMVIDHLAKPRIKEQVLDDWEANFRAAAQYENVYCKLSGMVTEADWNEWKVDDLRPYVDVALECFGPKRCMFGSDWPVCELAATYSEVFHALREQTSQLSDSEQADIFGETARRFYKLG from the coding sequence ATGATCATTGATGCGCATCAACACTTCTGGCAACGCTCACTCCCCTTCGACTACGACTGGCTGGACACCCCGCAGCACAAGCCGATTAGTGGCGATTACCTTCCCGAAGACCTTGAGAAGGAGATGGCGAAAGTTGGCGTCGATCAATCAGTCTTCGTCCAGACGCAGCACAACATCGCAGAGAATCGCTGGGCACTCGAATTCGCCAATCACTATGACTTCATCGCCGGAGTCGTGGGCTGGGTCGATCTCGCCAGCCCGGACTGCGAAGAACAACTCGCGGAATTTCAAGAACACCCGAAGTTCGTCGGAATTCGACACGTCACCCAAGACGAACCCGACGACGATTTTATTATTCGTGAACCAATCAAACGCGGCCTCGCGGTTCTTCAGAAACATCAAGTCCCCTTCGACCTGTTGTTCTACGTCAAGCACCTCAAGCACGCGAAAACTCTCGCTGAAGAGTTTCCCGACTTGCCGATGGTCATTGACCATCTCGCCAAACCACGCATCAAGGAACAGGTCCTGGACGACTGGGAAGCCAATTTCCGAGCTGCTGCGCAATACGAGAACGTCTACTGCAAACTCTCCGGCATGGTGACTGAAGCCGACTGGAACGAATGGAAGGTCGACGACCTGCGTCCATACGTCGATGTCGCACTGGAATGTTTCGGCCCAAAGAGATGCATGTTCGGATCAGACTGGCCGGTCTGTGAACTCGCTGCGACATACTCCGAAGTCTTTCATGCATTGAGAGAACAGACCTCGCAGCTCAGCGACTCCGAACAAGCTGACATTTTCGGAGAGACGGCGCGTCGCTTCTATAAACTTGGCTGA
- a CDS encoding agmatine deiminase family protein, which yields MFLLALILFSAIGGLYWVENSQPLAASKSVGERTPSFKLELFEQFEQTVDYVTLAPRARDNLSIEQSMQLKLAYQFFNDFLATWESDPALSFEVARAHQQIGKICFASRDYILSLEAYDAALAAVANESHDDFSSRYFTAITRILKTTTYAMTGRDAEALESTRLAIQELRSLLQESPDDYTFTTSLAVALRNQAILLESVGQPSGEIAADSVAVAEYAAEIAPNPFQAIDLIFNAMGIQAELAVRNNDITQATETARRAIDRLNDFIAIIPDVNRDGENLYPLQQYERTLLNFKELLYTLSKTTESDRPTVAVGLNSPLHSWRAYLIAPRPAITLSTTRFQSGQLFPDHDHQDLLLLAWHDWCAKELLEVISAAQNHIRIAVLVSDMETRRFLAGRLKGGIKSRRIQLVNVETDTPWIQDYGPQSFQSVYGEPTWCDPSYSNALTRPHYLDDETPKTLASFYNLRRIETPVLLEGGAVVGNGSGILLVSQQILDRNEGLGITRDMVSRTLQRVYGGTQIQYIETLHRDPTSHVDWFATFPSTDTVILGSYGSDDPENRALLDRHSALLRTLQTPSGSLKVKRIPMPPHKADFFGGSYTNVVYLNGLVLVPSWKNAPRSMEASVQAIYREVLPGWEVHMIDSTALGRRGGALRCMTKTVRVPERVIDSLFEES from the coding sequence ATGTTTCTCCTTGCGCTCATCCTCTTCAGCGCAATCGGAGGTCTTTATTGGGTGGAAAATTCGCAACCACTGGCAGCTTCAAAGTCAGTTGGTGAGCGTACCCCTTCGTTCAAACTCGAACTGTTCGAACAGTTCGAGCAGACCGTCGACTATGTGACACTCGCCCCTCGCGCGCGCGATAATTTGAGCATTGAGCAATCAATGCAGCTCAAGCTTGCTTATCAATTCTTCAATGACTTTCTCGCCACTTGGGAATCAGACCCTGCCCTCTCTTTTGAAGTGGCCCGCGCCCATCAGCAGATCGGCAAAATCTGTTTCGCATCTCGTGACTACATTCTTTCGCTTGAGGCTTACGACGCTGCCCTGGCAGCCGTTGCAAACGAGAGCCATGACGATTTCAGCTCCCGCTACTTCACGGCCATTACGCGAATCCTGAAAACAACCACATACGCGATGACCGGTCGCGATGCTGAAGCACTGGAAAGCACGCGACTTGCTATCCAAGAGCTTCGATCACTCCTGCAGGAATCGCCCGACGACTACACCTTCACAACCTCCCTTGCCGTCGCTCTTCGAAATCAGGCCATTCTTCTCGAATCCGTCGGCCAGCCGTCCGGAGAGATCGCTGCTGATAGCGTTGCAGTTGCCGAGTACGCTGCTGAAATCGCCCCTAATCCGTTTCAGGCGATTGATCTGATTTTCAATGCGATGGGCATTCAGGCAGAGCTTGCTGTCAGAAACAACGACATCACCCAAGCCACTGAAACCGCTCGACGTGCGATTGACCGACTCAATGATTTCATCGCGATTATCCCCGATGTGAATCGTGACGGAGAAAATCTCTATCCGCTACAGCAGTACGAACGAACCTTGCTCAATTTTAAGGAGCTTCTCTACACCCTGAGCAAAACGACTGAAAGCGATCGCCCAACAGTCGCTGTCGGACTCAACTCTCCTCTTCACTCATGGCGTGCCTATTTAATTGCCCCAAGACCGGCAATCACACTCTCCACGACGCGTTTTCAGTCAGGGCAACTGTTCCCCGATCATGACCACCAGGACTTGCTTCTCCTCGCCTGGCATGACTGGTGTGCGAAAGAACTTTTAGAAGTCATCTCCGCCGCTCAGAACCATATCCGAATCGCAGTTCTCGTCTCGGATATGGAGACACGAAGATTCCTCGCGGGTCGATTGAAAGGCGGCATCAAAAGCCGCCGGATTCAACTCGTAAACGTGGAAACCGACACTCCCTGGATTCAGGACTATGGCCCACAATCTTTCCAAAGCGTCTACGGAGAACCGACCTGGTGTGATCCCAGCTACTCCAACGCACTCACGCGCCCTCACTACCTGGACGATGAAACTCCGAAGACTCTTGCAAGCTTCTACAATCTTCGACGCATCGAAACACCGGTGCTGCTTGAAGGAGGAGCCGTCGTCGGCAACGGGTCTGGTATCCTGCTCGTCAGCCAACAGATCCTCGATCGCAACGAGGGACTCGGCATCACTCGTGATATGGTCTCGCGAACGCTTCAACGAGTCTACGGTGGAACACAGATTCAATACATCGAGACATTACATCGCGACCCAACCTCTCATGTCGACTGGTTCGCGACGTTCCCTTCCACGGATACAGTCATTTTGGGAAGCTATGGCTCGGACGATCCCGAAAATCGAGCACTCCTTGATCGACACTCAGCTTTGCTGCGAACGCTTCAAACTCCGAGCGGTTCATTAAAGGTCAAACGGATTCCCATGCCTCCGCACAAAGCCGACTTCTTCGGCGGAAGCTATACGAACGTTGTCTATCTCAACGGGCTCGTTCTCGTCCCTTCATGGAAAAACGCACCGCGTTCGATGGAAGCCAGCGTTCAGGCAATTTACAGGGAAGTTCTTCCGGGTTGGGAAGTTCACATGATCGACTCCACCGCACTTGGTCGTCGCGGGGGAGCACTGCGATGCATGACCAAAACTGTCCGCGTGCCGGAGCGCGTTATCGACTCGCTGTTTGAAGAGAGTTAA
- a CDS encoding carbohydrate kinase family protein gives MKPSQVSCDVVCLGLIVADHVCAPIRKIPAPGGLITTPELRLTIGGCAANASTDMARLGLSVELVGCVGEDPFGNFVIEELCSSGVNCDHVKRLASHATAATMVINVQGEDRRFIHAVGANTQLTGNEVSTDLLTGAKALVVGGFGLNSSLSGENVRDLFSRARQSSVVTVLDVVLDDVDMCRTMLKDALPETDYFLPNSDEARLLTGTPDIQEQARILLYWGARAVVITQGAGGVVLADQTGAVTEVPAFSVNQVDGTGGGDAFVSGFVYALLNGHPPQMCLRYGAAMGASCVQHSGATTGVFNAQQLEDFISSQNEGGA, from the coding sequence ATGAAGCCGTCGCAAGTCTCGTGCGATGTCGTTTGCCTCGGGCTGATCGTGGCGGACCATGTTTGTGCTCCGATCCGCAAAATCCCCGCACCGGGAGGATTAATCACGACCCCGGAACTGCGGCTGACGATCGGTGGCTGCGCTGCGAACGCCAGCACGGACATGGCAAGACTTGGGCTCTCTGTCGAACTCGTCGGTTGTGTCGGAGAGGACCCGTTCGGCAATTTCGTGATTGAAGAACTTTGCTCGAGCGGTGTGAACTGTGACCACGTCAAACGCCTCGCCAGTCACGCGACCGCCGCAACGATGGTCATCAATGTTCAAGGAGAAGACCGACGCTTCATTCACGCAGTCGGGGCGAATACACAACTCACCGGAAACGAAGTCTCGACCGACCTGCTGACCGGTGCGAAGGCACTTGTCGTGGGAGGCTTCGGGCTAAACTCGAGTCTCTCTGGTGAGAACGTAAGAGACCTCTTTTCTCGAGCGCGACAGTCATCGGTCGTTACGGTGCTGGACGTCGTTCTCGACGACGTCGACATGTGCCGAACAATGCTCAAGGACGCTTTGCCCGAGACTGACTACTTCCTTCCTAACTCCGATGAAGCCCGCCTGCTGACCGGCACTCCCGACATTCAAGAGCAAGCCCGGATTCTGCTCTACTGGGGAGCACGTGCGGTCGTCATTACACAAGGGGCTGGCGGTGTCGTCTTGGCGGACCAGACTGGAGCCGTGACCGAAGTACCGGCGTTCTCAGTCAATCAGGTCGATGGAACCGGGGGCGGAGACGCATTCGTCTCCGGGTTCGTCTACGCACTTTTGAATGGACATCCCCCGCAGATGTGTCTGCGCTATGGGGCTGCCATGGGAGCCAGTTGTGTCCAGCATTCGGGAGCAACGACTGGTGTTTTCAATGCACAGCAACTTGAAGACTTTATCTCCTCGCAAAACGAGGGCGGTGCTTGA
- a CDS encoding DUF2062 domain-containing protein, whose product MVSTNLEDRVSSPPSSQNDHDRFHRFLLTNQQPIMGDHDQSHLPPQHRSMNWRSKIAWWYDPRQWVRAILLLRDTPHSIALGTAIGIFIGLTPTFGIQMILVIALAFLTRKLFRFNRFAALVAVYVSNPFTMLPIFWFNYRVGALFIHSELTWEEFSKVFQYNGMREWWHSFLNAFHLIGLPLIVGSLIVASVFAIPTYPLMKRLLENVQKRRKLHAARKLVPSVDAECSTAPSESPKLPLS is encoded by the coding sequence GTGGTATCAACGAATCTCGAGGATCGTGTTTCCTCGCCTCCCTCGAGCCAGAATGACCACGACAGGTTCCATCGCTTCCTGCTGACCAATCAACAGCCGATCATGGGTGACCACGACCAATCACACCTTCCACCTCAGCATCGATCGATGAACTGGCGATCGAAGATTGCCTGGTGGTACGACCCGCGCCAATGGGTGCGAGCGATCCTGCTTCTGCGTGACACTCCGCACTCGATCGCCCTCGGAACAGCCATCGGAATCTTCATCGGGCTGACACCGACGTTCGGAATCCAGATGATTCTCGTCATCGCATTGGCATTCCTCACACGCAAACTCTTCCGATTCAACCGCTTTGCAGCACTCGTGGCGGTCTATGTCTCCAATCCCTTCACAATGCTTCCAATTTTCTGGTTCAATTACCGGGTCGGGGCGCTCTTCATTCACTCTGAACTGACTTGGGAAGAATTTTCAAAAGTCTTCCAATACAACGGAATGCGTGAGTGGTGGCACTCCTTCCTGAATGCGTTCCACCTCATCGGATTGCCACTCATTGTGGGTTCTCTGATCGTCGCTTCTGTGTTTGCAATTCCCACCTATCCGTTGATGAAACGTCTCCTGGAGAACGTTCAAAAACGTCGCAAACTGCACGCAGCCCGCAAACTCGTTCCCAGTGTCGACGCCGAATGTTCGACAGCCCCTTCCGAGTCGCCCAAACTTCCGCTCTCTTAA
- a CDS encoding TlpA disulfide reductase family protein, giving the protein MHNRLLTLLAIGLICWMTGCDKASEDPTPPSPEVPEAGSAITEEPEESGAPTPAPAGQSEETGEESGSSESEPEATSDSTPVTLETMSWDDTLKLVDQEQGKVVVMDLWSTSCPPCLEELPNLVKLSKEFPDSVTCISVSLDYAGYEDEPVESYRDSAMTWLEKFNADIQNILCSTDFNIIFGEKIPHASLPVVFVYNQQGKLTGQFPDPKDPSEFTYQEDVIPFVKNLIDQ; this is encoded by the coding sequence ATGCACAACCGACTGCTAACCCTGCTTGCAATTGGACTCATTTGCTGGATGACAGGGTGCGACAAAGCATCAGAAGACCCCACTCCTCCGAGTCCGGAAGTCCCGGAAGCAGGGAGTGCAATTACCGAAGAACCAGAAGAAAGCGGAGCCCCAACGCCAGCTCCAGCGGGACAGAGTGAAGAGACAGGCGAAGAGTCAGGAAGTTCTGAGTCAGAGCCCGAAGCAACGTCTGATTCAACACCCGTCACACTCGAAACGATGAGTTGGGACGACACGCTGAAACTAGTCGATCAGGAGCAGGGAAAAGTCGTCGTCATGGACCTCTGGTCCACTTCATGCCCGCCATGTCTTGAAGAACTTCCTAACCTCGTCAAACTTTCCAAAGAATTTCCCGATTCCGTAACCTGTATCTCGGTCTCATTGGATTATGCTGGATATGAAGATGAACCTGTTGAAAGCTATCGAGATTCGGCGATGACCTGGCTGGAGAAGTTCAACGCCGACATTCAGAATATTCTCTGCTCGACCGACTTCAATATCATCTTCGGCGAGAAGATTCCCCATGCCTCGCTGCCGGTCGTATTCGTCTACAATCAGCAGGGAAAACTCACCGGACAATTCCCTGACCCCAAAGATCCGTCAGAGTTTACCTATCAAGAAGACGTCATCCCCTTCGTCAAGAACCTGATTGATCAGTAA
- the leuB gene encoding 3-isopropylmalate dehydrogenase: protein MNAKIVLLPGDGIGPEVIAEAKKVLEAVGTKFDHDFQFESHPIGGIAIDETGDPLPEPTLAACRTAAGILLGAVGGPKWDDPNAKTRPEAGLLKIRKELGLFANLRPITTHEFLIDSSPLRREIVEGTDILFVRELTGGIYFGPSGLEKHDDGTETASSTMVYSTHEVERVVRIAAEAARKRSGRLTSVDKANVLEASRLWRKVAERVVREEFPDLEYDVVLVDAMAMHLISRPSTFDVVVTGNMFGDILTDEGSMLPGSMGLLPSASLGSDGPGLYEPIHGSAPDIANKGNANPLATILAAAMMLRHSLNLEAEATAIEAAVDAVLRSGARTKDLARGGESSLTTIEMGDRVCKELTA from the coding sequence GTGAACGCTAAAATCGTCCTCCTTCCCGGAGATGGAATCGGACCTGAAGTGATTGCCGAAGCCAAGAAAGTGCTTGAAGCAGTCGGCACAAAGTTCGATCACGATTTTCAGTTTGAATCGCATCCAATCGGTGGGATCGCGATCGACGAAACAGGCGATCCCCTTCCCGAGCCAACACTTGCAGCATGTCGAACCGCAGCTGGAATCTTGCTCGGTGCTGTCGGTGGTCCAAAATGGGACGATCCGAACGCCAAAACGCGTCCAGAAGCTGGCCTCTTGAAGATTCGCAAGGAATTAGGTCTGTTTGCGAATCTGCGACCAATTACCACTCACGAGTTTCTTATCGACTCGTCTCCACTGCGACGGGAAATTGTCGAAGGCACAGACATTCTGTTTGTGCGTGAGCTGACCGGCGGCATCTATTTCGGTCCATCCGGACTGGAAAAACACGACGACGGGACCGAAACGGCTTCGAGCACGATGGTCTACAGCACTCACGAAGTCGAACGTGTTGTTCGTATCGCAGCTGAGGCAGCACGCAAACGATCCGGCCGCCTGACTTCGGTCGACAAAGCCAATGTGCTTGAAGCATCACGCTTGTGGCGAAAAGTGGCCGAACGCGTTGTTCGCGAAGAATTCCCTGATCTGGAATACGACGTCGTCCTCGTTGATGCGATGGCAATGCACTTGATCTCCCGACCGTCGACGTTTGATGTGGTTGTCACCGGAAACATGTTCGGCGACATCCTCACGGATGAAGGCTCCATGCTTCCTGGATCGATGGGACTCCTCCCGTCAGCGTCTCTCGGAAGCGATGGCCCTGGGCTCTACGAGCCAATTCATGGATCAGCCCCGGATATTGCGAACAAGGGAAATGCGAATCCTCTGGCAACAATCTTGGCAGCCGCCATGATGCTGCGGCACTCGCTGAATCTCGAAGCGGAAGCAACTGCCATCGAAGCTGCGGTTGATGCCGTCTTGCGATCGGGAGCACGTACCAAAGATCTCGCACGCGGCGGCGAATCTTCGCTGACCACGATCGAGATGGGTGATCGAGTTTGCAAAGAGCTGACCGCGTAA
- a CDS encoding alpha/beta hydrolase, with amino-acid sequence MTCTNRRMIAIWGLLLIVAWSPLELFAQPAQTDTPNATQRPANREAVKALKDLEYVPNGHERQRLDLYLPANPKADKLPLIVFIHGGAWRAGDKAGGRGQVQAAVASGEFVGASINYRLSGHAIWPEQIKDCQAAIRWLRGNAKKYGIDPERIGVIGSSAGGHLVAMLGTSGDDANYPDPIGEHTSESNRVSAVVDLYGPTNFLTMNDFPGRMDHDAPNSPESLLIGAPIQENPDKVRAASPLKYISKDDPPFLIIHGTDDPLVPMDQSVQLDRAFDEIGVESTLVRVNGGGHGGFQNPQIRTMILDFWKAKLNGGEWDVKDSEIENQVREN; translated from the coding sequence ATGACGTGCACAAACCGAAGAATGATCGCAATTTGGGGCCTGTTGCTGATCGTTGCTTGGAGCCCGCTGGAGCTATTCGCACAGCCAGCACAAACGGACACTCCGAACGCCACGCAGCGTCCCGCGAATCGGGAAGCAGTCAAGGCTTTGAAAGACCTCGAATACGTCCCCAACGGGCACGAACGGCAGCGTCTCGATTTGTACCTGCCCGCGAACCCCAAAGCGGACAAACTCCCGCTGATCGTTTTCATTCACGGCGGGGCCTGGAGAGCGGGAGACAAAGCTGGCGGTCGCGGACAAGTTCAAGCCGCAGTTGCTTCCGGTGAGTTTGTCGGCGCTTCGATCAATTATCGCCTCAGCGGACATGCAATCTGGCCGGAGCAAATCAAAGACTGTCAGGCTGCGATTCGATGGCTGCGAGGAAACGCTAAGAAGTACGGAATCGATCCGGAGCGCATCGGAGTCATCGGAAGTTCCGCCGGCGGACATCTTGTCGCCATGCTTGGCACTTCCGGAGATGATGCTAACTATCCCGACCCGATTGGCGAGCACACGTCTGAATCGAACCGCGTCTCCGCAGTCGTCGACCTGTACGGACCCACGAATTTTCTGACGATGAACGATTTCCCCGGAAGAATGGATCACGATGCTCCGAATTCTCCGGAATCGCTGCTAATCGGTGCCCCAATCCAAGAGAATCCAGACAAGGTCCGCGCAGCTTCTCCTCTGAAATACATCTCGAAAGACGATCCCCCATTTCTCATCATCCATGGAACTGACGATCCCCTCGTTCCGATGGATCAGTCAGTCCAACTTGATCGAGCATTCGATGAAATTGGTGTCGAGTCGACACTCGTCCGTGTGAACGGCGGGGGCCATGGCGGATTTCAGAATCCGCAGATTCGAACAATGATTCTGGACTTCTGGAAAGCCAAACTGAATGGTGGCGAATGGGATGTCAAAGATTCCGAAATCGAGAACCAGGTTCGAGAGAACTGA